The Fischerella sp. PCC 9605 genome contains a region encoding:
- a CDS encoding serine hydrolase domain-containing protein, which yields MIGILFVSLPALPGWTQDTPNFPLSEPQQQQPITPEPPVPPSPTAPGLNDAQELEAFTDKILNEEMSKSHIPGAVISVVKDGKLFFAKGYGYANVEKKIPVVVDQTLFRVASLSKLFTATAAMQLYERGKLDLDASVNKYLTDFQLENPYPEPAKVAQLMTHTNGTTKRRIGLAARSEAEMIPLGDYLPKYMPPIVRPPGKLYSYSSHSTALLGYLVEKISGIPFVEYINKNILQPLKMNRSTFLQPPPPALANDLAVGYQYQNGSFKPVPYLYLNIAPAAAMSTTATDMAHFMIAHLQLGRYENSRILEEDTVRLMHKQHFTHHPKLPGTGYSFRERLENNIRMIGHLGSLRGYSSSLTLMPEQNLGIFVATNSFSGVHGKFLTKFLDYYFPVTEKPAPVKPLALTEAQLESFTGTYRDLEYPRHTFAKVTAPFEHININKGDNGTLLVSTPGLFFLGNAPKLRLVPMEPLLFKRVNDDAYTAFGKDSTGNIAFAFNPLWSKIGAFERVPWYETIWVQLGIVGFCAIVFLSAVIVYPIHPLIRYLRRKRFTSQQQLNNGWVIAGLVGTLNLVFLIGLPVSLWLIGVWKLVYGVPGVVVALLCLPLVTTILSLGLLIFTALAWFNNYWSLIGRMHYSLITLAALIFIPWLAYWNLLGFRF from the coding sequence ATGATAGGCATCCTATTCGTTTCCTTGCCTGCCTTACCTGGCTGGACTCAAGATACACCCAATTTTCCGCTTTCAGAACCTCAACAGCAACAACCTATTACACCAGAACCACCTGTACCACCATCTCCTACTGCACCAGGATTAAATGACGCCCAGGAATTGGAAGCATTCACAGACAAAATTTTGAATGAGGAGATGTCAAAATCTCACATTCCTGGGGCTGTCATTTCTGTAGTTAAAGATGGGAAACTCTTTTTCGCTAAAGGCTATGGTTATGCCAACGTAGAGAAAAAGATACCAGTAGTTGTCGATCAAACACTGTTTCGTGTTGCTTCCCTCTCCAAACTATTTACAGCAACAGCAGCAATGCAATTGTATGAGCGAGGAAAGCTTGACTTAGATGCTTCTGTCAACAAATACCTGACAGACTTCCAACTGGAAAACCCTTACCCCGAACCAGCCAAAGTTGCTCAGTTGATGACGCACACTAACGGTACGACGAAGCGACGAATTGGACTGGCAGCTCGTAGTGAAGCCGAAATGATACCTTTAGGAGATTACTTGCCTAAGTATATGCCACCGATTGTGCGGCCTCCTGGTAAACTATATAGCTATTCCAGCCATAGCACCGCTCTATTAGGTTATTTGGTGGAAAAAATTTCTGGTATTCCCTTTGTTGAATACATTAACAAAAACATTTTGCAGCCGCTGAAGATGAACCGCAGCACATTTCTTCAGCCACCACCGCCAGCGCTAGCTAATGATTTGGCTGTAGGCTATCAGTATCAAAATGGCAGCTTTAAACCTGTCCCATATCTGTATTTGAATATTGCCCCAGCTGCGGCCATGAGTACAACGGCTACAGATATGGCTCACTTTATGATTGCTCACCTACAGCTTGGTCGCTACGAAAACTCGCGCATCTTGGAAGAAGATACTGTCAGGCTGATGCACAAACAGCACTTTACCCACCATCCCAAATTACCGGGTACTGGCTACAGTTTTCGCGAACGTTTGGAAAACAACATTCGCATGATTGGACATTTGGGTAGCTTGCGGGGGTATTCTAGTTCTCTCACCCTCATGCCTGAGCAAAATCTTGGCATTTTTGTTGCTACTAACAGTTTTAGTGGCGTGCATGGAAAATTCCTAACTAAATTTTTAGACTATTATTTTCCAGTCACCGAAAAACCTGCACCTGTTAAACCACTTGCCCTTACCGAAGCTCAACTTGAAAGCTTTACTGGCACTTACCGAGATTTAGAGTATCCCCGCCACACCTTTGCCAAGGTAACTGCACCGTTTGAGCATATCAATATCAACAAAGGTGACAACGGTACTTTGTTGGTTAGTACCCCTGGTTTGTTCTTCCTAGGAAATGCTCCAAAATTGCGGTTAGTACCTATGGAACCACTGTTATTTAAACGAGTTAATGATGACGCTTATACAGCCTTTGGTAAAGATAGCACGGGCAACATTGCCTTTGCCTTTAATCCACTTTGGTCCAAAATCGGGGCCTTTGAGCGAGTACCGTGGTATGAAACTATTTGGGTACAGTTAGGAATTGTTGGTTTTTGTGCAATTGTTTTCTTATCAGCTGTTATAGTCTATCCGATACACCCTCTCATCCGTTATCTCAGAAGAAAGCGTTTTACTTCTCAACAGCAGTTAAACAATGGTTGGGTAATAGCTGGTCTAGTTGGTACTCTAAATTTAGTGTTTTTAATTGGCTTGCCTGTATCGCTGTGGCTGATTGGCGTATGGAAGTTGGTGTATGGTGTTCCTGGTGTTGTAGTAGCATTACTTTGTCTACCGCTCGTGACTACCATTCTGTCTTTAGGATTGTTAATATTCACGGCATTAGCTTGGTTTAATAATTATTGGTCTTTAATCGGACGAATGCACTACTCTTTAATTACTTTAGCCGCATTAATTTTTATTCCTTGGTTGGCTTACTGGAATTTATTGGGGTTTAGATTCTAA
- a CDS encoding S-layer homology domain-containing protein, producing MTRLTQFVSAGVSLLTLNLTVFAVGALETYAQSSSVSTFSDVQPNYWAQPFIRGLAARNIVAGYPDGTFRPEQPVDRDEFAAIIRKAFDKPPIRQIESGAVYKDVPANYWATRPIEEAYQQGFMSGYPGGYFRPNQPVSKVEAIVALSKGLNLTTGTSAVSVPTTTQNAVPQQTTRRTTKRPIFLPLAITSLMQPLLIPKAQAAPINAVTSSTTERQAVAANLNRPASFILTNTYADANRIPQYAVADVAAATKKNIVVNYPNPKVLNPSKPATRGEITALIYQTLVVQGKIEPLANNSPANQYIVRTTSSNHNSQ from the coding sequence ATGACTCGGTTAACTCAGTTTGTGTCAGCAGGCGTATCTTTACTAACTTTAAATTTAACAGTATTTGCAGTTGGAGCATTAGAAACTTATGCTCAATCTTCCTCTGTGTCTACCTTTAGTGACGTTCAACCAAATTACTGGGCACAGCCATTTATTCGGGGTTTGGCTGCAAGAAATATTGTAGCTGGGTATCCTGATGGTACATTTCGACCAGAACAGCCAGTAGATCGGGATGAGTTTGCAGCTATCATTCGTAAAGCTTTTGATAAACCACCAATTCGTCAAATAGAAAGTGGTGCTGTATATAAAGACGTTCCTGCTAATTATTGGGCTACTCGTCCCATTGAAGAAGCATATCAGCAAGGATTTATGTCAGGTTATCCTGGTGGTTACTTCCGTCCCAATCAACCAGTTTCTAAAGTTGAGGCTATAGTTGCTTTAAGCAAAGGTTTGAATCTAACTACTGGTACATCAGCTGTTAGTGTACCTACAACCACGCAGAATGCGGTTCCTCAACAAACCACACGTAGAACCACAAAAAGACCTATCTTCTTACCGCTCGCAATTACTAGTTTGATGCAGCCTTTATTAATACCAAAAGCTCAGGCTGCACCGATTAATGCTGTGACTTCTTCAACAACTGAGCGACAAGCAGTGGCAGCGAATCTTAATCGTCCTGCATCATTTATTCTTACTAATACTTATGCAGATGCCAATAGAATTCCACAATATGCAGTTGCAGATGTAGCAGCAGCAACCAAAAAAAATATAGTGGTCAACTATCCAAATCCCAAAGTTCTTAATCCAAGTAAACCTGCCACTAGAGGAGAGATTACAGCTTTAATTTATCAAACTTTAGTTGTTCAGGGAAAAATAGAACCACTTGCTAATAATTCACCTGCCAATCAGTATATTGTTCGTACTACTAGCAGCAATCATAATTCTCAATAA
- a CDS encoding DUF2254 domain-containing protein encodes MKNVKLGKLWDTLHSSYWFLPTIMAIGAVALAFAMLTLDRTSMLAIEKWWWIYTGGPDGARSLLEAVAGSMVSVTATAFSITIVALQLAASNFGPRILRNFMQDTGNQIVLSTFIGTFIYCLLVLRTIHGKGDGYEQFVPQISVTFGILLAIVSIGVLIYFIHHASTIIQASYVIQNVSDDLDKATRRLFPEKIGHSEPEQERRIAEIPISFEEEAYPIRANGTGYLQAIDNEELMQIARKHNLLLRVKFRPGKFIVKGSDLVMVFPGERVNQKLVKQINDAFILGKERTEQQDVEFPINQLVEIALRAISPAVNDPFTAIRCIDRLSAGLSGLVERDFPSPYRYDDNHKLRIIAVPFTFERLVDRAFNQIRQYAQSDAAVTIRLLEAIATIATYTTNPKHKLVLKRHAEMILRGSQEGLSEEQDRKDVIERYYSVIKALEH; translated from the coding sequence ATGAAGAACGTCAAGTTAGGCAAGCTTTGGGACACACTCCACTCTAGCTATTGGTTTTTACCAACAATTATGGCAATTGGTGCAGTTGCTTTGGCGTTCGCGATGCTAACACTTGACCGAACAAGTATGTTAGCAATTGAGAAATGGTGGTGGATCTACACTGGTGGTCCAGATGGAGCGCGATCGCTACTTGAAGCTGTTGCGGGTTCGATGGTTAGCGTTACCGCTACAGCGTTTTCAATTACAATCGTGGCGCTTCAGCTAGCTGCTTCCAATTTCGGGCCTCGAATCCTGCGTAATTTTATGCAGGATACAGGTAATCAAATTGTACTTAGCACATTCATTGGTACGTTTATCTACTGCTTGCTCGTACTTCGGACAATTCATGGAAAAGGAGATGGATACGAGCAGTTTGTGCCGCAAATCTCTGTTACGTTTGGTATCCTGCTGGCAATTGTTAGTATTGGTGTATTGATTTATTTTATACATCATGCCTCGACAATAATTCAAGCATCGTACGTTATCCAGAATGTCAGCGACGACTTAGACAAAGCCACCCGTCGGCTGTTTCCAGAAAAGATTGGACATAGTGAACCAGAACAGGAGCGGCGGATCGCTGAAATTCCAATTTCTTTTGAGGAAGAAGCTTACCCCATTCGAGCCAATGGTACAGGTTATTTGCAAGCAATTGATAATGAAGAATTAATGCAGATTGCTCGTAAGCACAATCTGCTGTTGCGTGTCAAGTTTCGACCAGGAAAGTTTATTGTTAAGGGCAGTGATTTGGTTATGGTTTTTCCTGGAGAACGGGTAAATCAAAAACTTGTCAAACAAATCAACGATGCCTTTATTCTGGGTAAAGAACGTACTGAGCAGCAAGATGTGGAGTTTCCGATCAATCAGTTGGTAGAAATTGCTCTACGCGCCATCTCTCCTGCTGTGAATGACCCATTTACTGCAATTCGCTGTATTGACCGACTGAGTGCGGGACTGTCGGGTTTGGTGGAAAGGGATTTTCCCTCACCTTACCGCTATGACGATAACCACAAACTACGTATAATTGCGGTGCCATTTACGTTTGAGCGATTAGTTGACCGAGCTTTTAACCAGATTCGGCAGTATGCACAGTCTGATGCAGCAGTGACTATTCGTTTATTAGAAGCGATCGCCACAATTGCAACTTACACGACCAATCCAAAGCACAAGCTAGTTCTGAAGCGTCATGCTGAGATGATTTTGCGAGGTAGCCAAGAGGGGTTATCAGAAGAACAAGACCGCAAGGATGTAATTGAGCGGTATTACAGCGTAATTAAAGCCTTAGAGCATTAA
- a CDS encoding ion transporter: MSNSKLLEKQALERERSEVLQQLEAWLETPMLVLGFAWLALFIIEMIWGLNPLLQAVSITIWIIFILDFLLKLAIAPHKISYIKSNWLTVISLFLPALRTFRIIRVIKILRTARAVRGLQLLRVMTRANRGMRVLSASVSRRGFGYVVALTMIVTLLGAAGMYAFENEVPVESGLHNYGTALWWTAMLITTMGSEYWPKTSEGRVLCFFLALYAFAVFGYVTATVATFFIGRDADDDEAELAGAKSIQVLQTQITALRQEIQELLHQNSQR, translated from the coding sequence ATGAGTAATTCTAAGCTTCTAGAAAAACAAGCCCTAGAAAGAGAACGCAGCGAAGTCTTGCAACAGTTAGAAGCATGGCTAGAAACTCCCATGCTGGTGCTGGGCTTTGCGTGGCTAGCACTATTCATCATCGAGATGATCTGGGGGTTAAATCCTTTACTGCAAGCCGTTAGCATCACTATCTGGATTATTTTTATATTAGATTTTCTCCTGAAACTAGCGATCGCTCCTCATAAAATTTCCTATATCAAAAGCAACTGGCTCACAGTTATTTCTCTATTTTTGCCAGCCCTGCGTACTTTTCGGATTATCCGAGTCATCAAAATACTACGCACAGCAAGGGCTGTACGAGGGCTACAACTGTTGCGAGTCATGACTCGTGCTAATCGAGGAATGCGGGTTCTCTCAGCCAGTGTGAGCCGTCGAGGGTTTGGTTATGTTGTGGCGTTAACCATGATTGTGACTTTATTAGGAGCAGCAGGGATGTATGCGTTTGAAAACGAAGTTCCTGTGGAATCTGGGCTGCACAACTATGGCACTGCTTTATGGTGGACAGCAATGTTAATAACAACAATGGGTTCTGAGTATTGGCCTAAAACCTCTGAAGGTCGGGTACTTTGTTTTTTCTTAGCGTTGTATGCATTTGCCGTGTTTGGCTATGTGACTGCGACTGTGGCAACGTTCTTTATTGGTCGTGACGCTGATGATGACGAAGCAGAGTTAGCTGGGGCAAAATCGATTCAAGTGCTTCAAACCCAAATCACAGCATTGCGGCAGGAGATTCAAGAATTATTACATCAGAATTCACAGCGTTGA
- a CDS encoding DUF6887 family protein, protein MSNLEDYRQLTEAELREYIKRNPQDEEAFQHYLTITRAKPNRVVVSTGEQLEAELKKKLAS, encoded by the coding sequence ATGAGTAATTTAGAAGATTATCGACAATTAACTGAGGCGGAATTGCGGGAATATATAAAACGTAATCCCCAGGACGAAGAAGCTTTTCAACATTATCTGACGATTACTAGAGCAAAACCAAACAGAGTTGTGGTTAGTACAGGTGAACAGTTGGAGGCTGAATTAAAGAAAAAGCTGGCATCTTAG
- a CDS encoding type II toxin-antitoxin system RelE family toxin, whose amino-acid sequence MSYKVEISKSASKQLKKLSSELQERIQAKIDDLALEPRPSGVKKLKNRENGYRIRIGDYRVIYDIFDDVLLIIVIEIGHRSKVYKDES is encoded by the coding sequence GTGAGTTATAAAGTTGAGATTTCCAAAAGTGCTTCTAAACAACTCAAAAAGCTATCCTCAGAACTTCAAGAACGTATACAAGCTAAAATTGATGATTTAGCCTTAGAACCCCGTCCAAGCGGGGTTAAGAAGCTAAAAAATAGAGAAAACGGTTATCGAATTAGAATCGGTGATTATCGAGTTATTTACGATATTTTTGATGATGTTCTATTGATAATAGTTATAGAAATAGGTCATCGAAGTAAAGTTTATAAAGATGAAAGTTAA
- a CDS encoding DUF6888 family protein produces MEPTIEQLKAFYDLCVRVSNLLQTIELTRYDTRTQRIVVLIGQTIQAEILTNGETILQ; encoded by the coding sequence ATGGAGCCAACAATTGAACAACTGAAGGCTTTCTACGATTTATGTGTGCGAGTCAGTAATTTATTGCAAACAATTGAGCTAACCAGATACGACACACGAACGCAAAGGATAGTAGTTTTGATAGGACAAACAATTCAAGCAGAGATTTTAACTAACGGAGAGACAATTTTACAATGA
- a CDS encoding AI-2E family transporter, with amino-acid sequence MRFGQLIGFLALVISLYILWQIQQIVLLTFAAVVLATVLSQMVKFFQRFRIKRGFAVTISVVIVLVIVVCFFALIVPRIVEQLQQFGNLMPMALERLRTWNNWLENVIPNQLLENIRGLRYLTQGLQSWLNQLINNFFSLVRSSLSIILGMLLFVVLTIMLLVNPLPYRQGFIMLFPAFYRRRVDEILSKCATALTGWIKGTLLTMSIIAVLSYVGLFILRVPLPLVNAALAGILEFIPNVGPTLSVIPPALLALSDAPWKAAAVVALYFGIQQVESLIVVPVVMKSQVSLLPAVTLLAVVFFGSFFGFLGVFLAVPLVIVFQIWIKEVLVNDILNHWQSSK; translated from the coding sequence GTGCGTTTCGGTCAATTAATCGGCTTTCTCGCTCTTGTAATCTCGCTTTATATTTTGTGGCAAATTCAGCAAATAGTTTTGCTGACATTTGCAGCAGTAGTATTGGCAACAGTCCTCAGCCAAATGGTGAAATTTTTCCAAAGATTTCGCATTAAGCGAGGCTTTGCAGTAACCATATCAGTTGTGATTGTACTAGTCATTGTAGTATGTTTTTTCGCACTGATTGTGCCGCGTATTGTTGAGCAATTGCAGCAATTTGGCAACCTAATGCCGATGGCATTAGAACGGTTACGGACGTGGAATAACTGGTTAGAAAATGTAATTCCAAACCAACTTTTAGAAAATATTCGTGGGCTTAGATATCTTACTCAGGGTTTACAAAGTTGGTTAAATCAGCTAATTAACAACTTTTTCTCTTTAGTCAGGAGTTCGCTTTCTATTATTTTGGGAATGTTACTGTTTGTAGTTCTGACAATTATGCTCTTAGTTAATCCATTGCCATATCGGCAAGGATTTATCATGCTATTTCCTGCTTTCTACCGCCGACGAGTTGATGAAATTCTTAGTAAATGTGCAACAGCTTTAACTGGCTGGATAAAAGGCACTCTCCTAACAATGTCCATCATTGCAGTTTTAAGCTATGTTGGATTATTCATTTTGAGAGTTCCATTGCCACTGGTTAATGCGGCTTTAGCTGGAATATTAGAGTTTATCCCAAATGTGGGACCGACCTTGAGTGTAATTCCACCAGCACTACTTGCTCTGAGTGATGCTCCTTGGAAAGCAGCCGCAGTGGTAGCGTTGTACTTTGGAATTCAACAGGTTGAAAGTTTAATTGTTGTACCTGTAGTAATGAAAAGTCAGGTATCTCTGCTGCCAGCTGTTACTTTATTGGCGGTAGTATTTTTTGGTAGCTTTTTTGGATTTTTAGGGGTATTTCTTGCTGTTCCGCTAGTAATTGTATTCCAAATTTGGATCAAAGAAGTTTTGGTTAATGATATACTCAATCACTGGCAATCAAGTAAATAA
- a CDS encoding Uma2 family endonuclease — protein sequence MTQALRKLVTFEEFVEWKPDGERYELHDGVIVKMPQPVGEHEEVTGFLAFELTRECIRLNLPYLIPKTALVKPPENDSAYSPDVLLLNRPNLINEPLWKKESTVTQSASIPLVVEVISTNWRDDYHKKYADYEEMGIPEYWIVDYAALGGRRFIGNPKQPTILICCLEEGEYRINKFLGDDRITSPTFPELNLTAQQIFQAGNLEV from the coding sequence ATGACGCAAGCACTACGCAAACTGGTAACTTTCGAAGAATTTGTAGAGTGGAAACCTGACGGGGAGCGCTATGAATTACACGATGGAGTAATTGTTAAAATGCCTCAACCTGTAGGCGAGCACGAAGAGGTTACAGGCTTTTTAGCCTTTGAACTGACTAGAGAATGTATTCGTTTAAATCTCCCCTATCTCATACCCAAAACAGCATTAGTCAAGCCACCTGAAAATGATTCAGCTTACTCACCAGATGTGCTATTACTGAATCGCCCAAATTTAATAAACGAACCTCTGTGGAAAAAAGAATCTACTGTCACTCAAAGCGCATCGATTCCTTTAGTTGTTGAAGTTATTAGTACCAATTGGCGTGATGATTACCACAAAAAATACGCTGATTATGAAGAAATGGGAATTCCTGAATACTGGATTGTAGATTATGCAGCTTTAGGGGGCAGACGATTCATTGGCAACCCTAAACAACCAACTATCTTAATTTGTTGTTTAGAAGAAGGTGAATATCGAATTAACAAGTTTCTCGGTGATGACCGTATTACTTCACCAACATTTCCAGAGTTAAATTTAACTGCTCAACAGATTTTTCAAGCTGGTAATCTTGAGGTGTAA
- a CDS encoding IS6 family transposase: MNRKHPFKWRHFQSDIILLCVRWYLRYPLSYRNLEEMMLERGLSVDHTTVYRWVQAYAPELEKRCRPHLKPTNDSWRVDETYIEVKGEWKYLYRAVDSQGNTLDFMLSAKTDARAAERFFRKALNCVHNSSPRVINVDKNAAYPKAIDLLHADKSLPKTSELRRVKYLNNIVEQDHRFIKRLVNPGMGFASFNTARRTLRGYEAMNMIRKGQINGVDRDIRAQAKFVEQIFLVAA, translated from the coding sequence ATGAACCGCAAGCACCCCTTCAAGTGGCGTCACTTCCAATCCGACATTATCCTGCTGTGCGTGCGTTGGTATTTACGCTACCCACTCTCGTACCGTAATCTAGAGGAGATGATGCTGGAGAGGGGACTAAGTGTAGACCATACAACGGTGTATCGTTGGGTTCAAGCTTATGCCCCCGAACTGGAAAAGCGGTGCAGACCACACTTGAAACCAACTAATGATTCATGGCGGGTTGACGAGACATATATTGAGGTGAAGGGTGAGTGGAAGTATCTGTACCGGGCAGTGGATTCTCAAGGCAATACTTTGGACTTTATGTTGAGTGCCAAAACAGACGCACGTGCGGCAGAACGATTCTTCCGTAAGGCTTTGAACTGTGTGCATAACTCCTCGCCACGAGTCATTAATGTCGATAAAAATGCGGCTTATCCCAAAGCCATCGATTTACTCCATGCAGACAAATCTCTCCCCAAAACTAGTGAATTGCGAAGAGTCAAATATCTCAATAATATTGTCGAGCAAGACCATCGTTTCATTAAACGCCTGGTCAATCCAGGGATGGGGTTTGCTTCCTTCAATACAGCAAGGCGAACTTTGAGGGGATATGAAGCAATGAACATGATTCGCAAAGGACAAATCAACGGAGTCGATAGAGACATTCGGGCACAAGCAAAATTCGTGGAGCAAATTTTCCTAGTTGCTGCATAA
- a CDS encoding response regulator, whose translation MRILLVEDDDSLAQAVAAVLSKQNYVVDIAADGEAGWELVSVCSYDLILLDVILPKLDGISLCQQLRQEGYQMPILLLTAKDSRTDKVMGLDAGADDYVVKPFDFQELSARIRALGRRGNSSLPPVLEWGSLRLDPSSCEVTYAGKVLHITAKEFSILELFLRNNQRTFSRSAIVDHLWAADTDPPEDDTIKSHIKSLRQKLKAVGAPYDFIETVYGLGYRLKPNAKKQKSQVSKKESTPTQQEIFSAALAKAREDFQAKVGSRIAVLEQASNALKEGRLNSGLQQNAEQEAHKLAGSLGSFGFARPSLLAEKIESILQSQTPINQVQSRHLCELVKELQQELQQTPNQLTWDEQALSEQRQNVLLIVSDDRQVVEGLVKEAVTQGMHVDIAINTADARSAIESSSPDMVLLDLYCSDGTNNSLKLLAELSNRTPPIPVLVFTDRGNFIDRVEVARAGGRSFLHKSMSAKKILELAIQTIQPISVLEARVMVVDDEPQVLTFIRDLLEPWGIKLTTLEDPRYFWDSLTECSPDLLVLDLKMPHVNGIELCQVVRNDPYWSKLPVLFITAHLEADTVDLIFAAGADDCISKPIEGAKLITRIFKRLERIQLIKSEVP comes from the coding sequence ATGAGAATTCTTTTGGTTGAAGACGATGATTCGCTTGCTCAAGCGGTGGCGGCTGTTCTGAGCAAGCAAAATTATGTAGTAGATATTGCTGCTGACGGTGAAGCTGGTTGGGAGTTGGTGAGTGTTTGTAGCTATGACCTAATTTTGCTAGATGTCATCCTACCCAAGTTAGATGGCATTAGCCTTTGTCAGCAACTACGACAAGAGGGCTATCAGATGCCCATTCTACTGCTAACGGCAAAGGATAGCAGAACTGATAAAGTTATGGGTTTAGATGCTGGAGCAGACGATTATGTCGTTAAACCCTTTGACTTTCAAGAGTTATCAGCTCGCATTCGCGCTTTAGGACGTCGGGGAAATTCTTCTTTACCTCCAGTTTTAGAATGGGGAAGCTTACGGCTAGATCCTAGTAGCTGTGAAGTGACTTATGCTGGCAAAGTTTTGCATATAACAGCCAAGGAATTTAGTATTTTGGAGCTTTTTTTACGCAACAACCAACGCACCTTTAGCCGCAGTGCAATTGTAGATCACCTTTGGGCTGCTGATACAGATCCACCAGAAGATGACACGATTAAATCTCATATCAAAAGTTTGCGGCAGAAACTCAAAGCAGTAGGCGCGCCCTATGATTTTATTGAAACAGTTTATGGATTGGGCTATCGCCTCAAGCCTAATGCTAAAAAGCAAAAGTCTCAGGTAAGCAAAAAAGAATCAACTCCAACGCAACAAGAAATTTTTTCGGCAGCCCTTGCCAAAGCGCGGGAAGATTTTCAAGCTAAGGTTGGTTCGCGTATCGCTGTGCTGGAGCAAGCTAGTAATGCCCTTAAAGAAGGTAGACTAAACTCTGGGCTGCAACAAAACGCAGAGCAGGAAGCTCACAAACTGGCGGGTTCGTTGGGAAGTTTTGGTTTTGCTCGTCCTTCGCTATTGGCTGAAAAAATAGAGAGTATACTTCAGAGTCAAACGCCAATTAACCAAGTTCAGTCTCGACATCTATGTGAACTCGTGAAGGAGTTGCAACAGGAGTTACAACAAACTCCGAATCAGTTAACCTGGGATGAACAAGCATTGAGTGAGCAACGGCAGAATGTGCTGTTGATAGTGAGCGATGATAGACAAGTAGTTGAAGGGTTAGTCAAAGAGGCTGTAACTCAGGGAATGCATGTAGATATTGCTATTAATACTGCTGATGCTAGGAGTGCAATAGAATCCTCAAGTCCGGATATGGTGCTACTTGATCTTTACTGTTCTGATGGCACCAACAACAGCTTGAAGTTGCTAGCAGAATTATCCAACCGAACACCACCAATACCAGTACTAGTTTTCACTGACCGAGGTAATTTTATTGACCGTGTAGAAGTAGCGCGAGCGGGCGGACGTAGTTTTTTACACAAATCTATGTCTGCCAAGAAAATATTAGAGCTTGCCATCCAGACGATTCAACCAATAAGTGTTCTTGAAGCCAGAGTAATGGTTGTAGATGACGAACCGCAGGTGTTAACTTTTATACGGGATTTACTAGAACCTTGGGGAATTAAGCTGACAACTCTTGAAGATCCGCGCTACTTCTGGGACTCCCTGACAGAGTGTTCCCCTGATTTACTGGTATTAGATTTGAAAATGCCTCATGTAAATGGAATTGAATTATGTCAGGTGGTGCGTAATGACCCCTACTGGAGCAAGCTGCCAGTGCTATTTATTACTGCCCACCTCGAAGCAGATACTGTTGATCTGATATTTGCAGCTGGCGCTGACGATTGTATCAGTAAACCAATAGAGGGAGCAAAATTAATCACCCGCATCTTCAAACGTCTAGAGCGGATTCAATTAATTAAGAGTGAAGTACCCTAA